The Corynebacterium tuberculostearicum genome window below encodes:
- a CDS encoding glutamyl-tRNA reductase, which yields MSVLVVGMSHQSAPVALLEKLSMDSAVQDSACGQLVAAEPLSEAMIISTCNRMEVYTVTNSFHAGVQEVVRVLTQVSGVGEQELRNYLYVRYADAAAEHLMSVTSGLDSMVVGEQQIIGQVRSAYQSASEQGTVGPRIHALAQAALRAGKRVHSETDIDEAGASMVSFAFDQALQRLDAEDLSGKTALVLGAGAMASLAATHAGRLGVKELVLANRTRERAERLASHAEEAGVATRVVDFAERAAALSDVDLAISATGADNFTIEAADLPAGRDLMLIDLSLPRDIDDAAAAAEGVDLVNIERLSKSLSAASTDLAAGTSPHAQARHIVDEELAAYTSAQRVRDVAPAVSALHRRAADLVECEAARLQHKHPELAGKQLEDVQRALKRVADKLLHEPTVRAKKLAASESSVSSESALQELFGLQLEGSGVSVAVNELPTMTKEA from the coding sequence ATGAGCGTGCTCGTCGTGGGCATGTCCCACCAATCGGCGCCGGTGGCGCTGCTGGAAAAGCTGAGCATGGATAGTGCGGTCCAGGATTCCGCCTGCGGGCAACTCGTGGCGGCCGAGCCACTTTCAGAGGCCATGATTATCTCCACCTGCAACCGCATGGAGGTCTACACCGTCACCAACTCCTTCCACGCCGGCGTGCAGGAAGTCGTGCGCGTGCTCACCCAGGTTTCCGGCGTGGGCGAGCAGGAGCTGCGCAACTACCTCTACGTGCGCTATGCCGACGCCGCGGCCGAGCACCTGATGTCCGTGACCTCCGGCCTGGATTCCATGGTGGTGGGCGAGCAGCAGATCATCGGCCAGGTGCGCAGTGCCTACCAGTCCGCCTCGGAGCAGGGCACGGTCGGCCCGCGCATCCACGCACTGGCGCAGGCCGCGCTACGGGCCGGCAAGCGCGTCCACTCCGAGACCGATATCGACGAAGCCGGCGCCTCCATGGTGTCCTTCGCCTTCGACCAGGCCCTGCAGCGCCTCGACGCCGAAGACCTGAGCGGCAAGACCGCGCTGGTCCTTGGCGCGGGCGCCATGGCATCCCTCGCCGCCACCCACGCCGGCCGGCTGGGCGTCAAAGAGCTGGTGTTGGCCAACCGCACCCGCGAGCGCGCCGAGCGCCTGGCCAGCCACGCCGAGGAGGCGGGCGTTGCCACCCGCGTCGTGGACTTTGCTGAGCGCGCCGCCGCGCTTTCCGACGTCGACCTTGCCATCTCCGCCACCGGCGCCGATAACTTCACCATCGAGGCCGCCGACCTCCCCGCCGGCCGCGATCTCATGCTCATTGATCTCTCCCTGCCGCGCGATATCGACGATGCCGCCGCCGCGGCCGAGGGCGTGGATCTGGTCAATATCGAGCGCCTGAGTAAGTCGCTCTCGGCCGCCTCCACCGATCTCGCGGCCGGCACCAGCCCGCACGCGCAGGCCCGCCACATCGTCGACGAAGAACTCGCGGCCTATACCTCGGCCCAGCGCGTGCGCGACGTCGCCCCAGCCGTGAGCGCCCTGCACCGTCGCGCGGCCGATCTCGTCGAGTGCGAGGCCGCGCGCCTGCAGCACAAGCACCCCGAGCTCGCGGGCAAGCAGCTCGAGGACGTTCAGCGCGCGCTCAAGCGCGTGGCCGATAAACTGCTGCATGAACCGACGGTTAGGGCGAAGAAGCTGGCGGCGTCGGAAAGCAGCGTCAGCAGCGAAAGCGCCCTGCAGGAGCTCTTTGGCCTGCAGCTGGAAGGCTCCGGGGTGTCCGTGGCCGTCAATGAATTGCCCACCATGACTAAGGAGGCCTAG
- the hemC gene encoding hydroxymethylbilane synthase, with amino-acid sequence MFQIGTRGSKLATTQAGHVRDWLIDAGFDSQLHIVTTAGDVNMAPVERIGIGVFTQALREALYAGECDIAVHSFKDLPTAPDDRFRLVVPQRQDSREALVARDGLSLAQLPQGARVGTSAPRRISQLAALRPDLEIRPLRGNIDTRMSKVTDGELDAVLLAYAGLLRGGYADRATEIFEPSVFMPAPAQGALAIEAVAGTEAAAALDAIVDDRASAAAAGERAVLARLEAGCTAPVAATSRWDGDQLTVRGGVFALDGSRQLTATASGSAAEAADLGARISDELFAGGAAELLGK; translated from the coding sequence ATGTTTCAGATTGGTACCCGCGGCTCCAAGCTCGCCACCACCCAGGCCGGCCATGTGCGCGATTGGCTTATCGACGCCGGCTTTGACTCCCAACTCCACATCGTCACCACCGCCGGCGACGTCAACATGGCGCCCGTCGAGCGCATCGGCATCGGCGTATTTACCCAGGCGCTGCGCGAAGCGCTGTATGCCGGTGAATGCGATATCGCCGTGCACTCGTTTAAGGACCTGCCCACCGCGCCCGATGATCGCTTCCGCCTCGTCGTGCCGCAGCGCCAGGATTCCCGCGAGGCGCTCGTCGCCCGCGATGGCCTGAGCCTGGCGCAGCTGCCGCAGGGCGCGCGCGTGGGCACCTCCGCCCCGCGCCGCATCTCCCAGCTGGCCGCCCTCCGCCCGGACCTGGAGATTCGCCCGCTGCGCGGCAATATCGATACCCGCATGTCCAAGGTCACCGACGGCGAGCTCGACGCCGTCCTGCTGGCCTACGCCGGCCTGCTGCGCGGCGGCTACGCAGACCGCGCCACCGAAATCTTTGAGCCTTCCGTCTTCATGCCGGCGCCGGCCCAGGGCGCACTCGCCATCGAGGCCGTGGCCGGCACCGAGGCCGCCGCGGCCCTAGACGCCATTGTCGACGACCGCGCCTCGGCCGCCGCTGCCGGTGAGCGCGCCGTGCTGGCCCGCCTCGAGGCCGGCTGTACCGCGCCGGTGGCCGCCACCTCGCGCTGGGACGGCGACCAGCTCACCGTGCGCGGCGGCGTCTTCGCGCTCGATGGATCCCGCCAGCTCACCGCCACCGCCTCCGGCTCCGCGGCCGAAGCCGCCGATCTTGGCGCGCGCATCTCGGACGAGCTTTTCGCCGGTGGCGCGGCCGAGCTGCTGGGCAAGTAA